The Mycobacterium avium subsp. avium genomic sequence GCGGTGCCCACCTTGAGCATGGTGGTGGTTTCGCACATGTTGGAGTCGCCGACGATGACGTGCAGCCGCCGGTATTTCTCGGCGTCGGCGTGCGGCTCGTCGCGGGTGTTGATGATCGGGCGGCTGCGGGTGGTGGCGCTGGAGACGCCCTCCCAAATGTGCTCGGCGCGTTGGGAAAGGCAGAACGTCGCGGCCTTCGGCGTCTGCAGCACCTTGCCGGCCCCGCAGATCAGCTGGCGGGTGACCAGGAACGGCAGCAGTACATCGGAGATCCGGGAGAACTCGCCGGCCCGCACGATCAGGTAGTTCTCGTGGCAGCCGTAGGAGTTGCCCGCCGAGTCGGTGTTGTTCTTGAACAGGTAGATGTCGCCGCCGATGCCCTCGTCGGCCAGCCGCTGCTCGGCATCGACGAGCAGGTCCTCGAGCACCCATTCTCCGGCGCGGTCGTGGGTGACCAGCTGCACCAGGTTGTCGCATTCGGCGGTGGCGTACTCGGGGTGGCTGCCCACGTCGAGGTAGAGCCGGGCGCCGTTCCGCAGGAAGACGTTGGAACTGCGGCCCCAGGACACGACGCGGCGGAACAGGTAGCGGGCCACCTCGTCCGGGCTGAGCCGGCGATGCCCATGGAATGTGCACGTGACCCCGAACTCGGTCTCGATGCCCATGATTCGCCGCTGCACGTAATCGAGCGTACTGGTTGTCCGACCGCGGCGGTGGGCAAGCCGCGCCTATCGGTGTGACGAAGTTTCCGGGCGCGGTTTCCGGCGGCGGTGTCGGGCGGCGTTTTCGGGTGCGGGCGAAGGGGCGCTAGTCGGAGGAGCCGCCGTTGAGCTCCGGCGCGTCGCCGTTGCCGTCCGAACCGTTCGAGTCGAGTTCGCGCAGCAAATTCTCCAGCGTGGGCCGGTTGATCCGGCGGAACGCCCGGCGGGGCCGGTTGACATCCAGGATCGCGACTTCCAGGCTGCCGACGTCCAGGGCGGACTGGTCGCCGTTGGAGGATTCGCTGCCGGCCCGCAACGCCCGCACCGCGATGCGGGTCGCCTCGCGCAGGTTGGCGTTCTCGGCGTAGGAGTCCTTGAGCGCGGTGGTGATCGGCTCGGTGGTGCCGCCCATGACCACGAAATGCGGCTCGTCGGCGATCGACCCGTCATAGGTGATCCGGTACAGCTCAGGCGGTTTCGTCTCGCCGTAGTGCGCGACCTCGGCGACGCACAGTTCCACCTCGTAAGGCTTGGCCTGCTCGGTGAAGATGGTGCCCAGCGTCTGCGCGTACACGTTGGCCAGTTGCCGCCCGGTCACGTCGCGGCGGTCGTAGGCGTAACCGCGGGTGTCGGCGAATTGGATGCCGCCGCGGCGCAGATTGTCGAATTCGTTGAACTTGCCCGCCGCGGCGAAGCCCACCCGGTCGTAGAGTTCGCTGATCTTCTGCAACGACCGCGACGGGTTCTCGGCGACGAAGAGCACACCCCCGGCGTAGACCAGCGCGACCACGCTCTTACCCCGGGCGATGCCCTTGCGCGCAAGCTCGCTGCGCTCGCGCATCGCCTGCTCGGGCGAGATGAAATACGGGAAGCTCACTTGTCACCACCCGCGGCGTCGGGGCCGAAAGTGTCTGCGCGCGAACGGCTTTGGATCACCTCGCGGGCCAGCTCGGCGATGCGGCTCTCCGGCACCTCGAGCGCACCCTCCGCGCCGATGGTGACCGCGGTGGGATAGATGCCGCGGACCAGATCCGGTCCGCCGGTCGCGGAGTCGTCGTCGGCGGCGTCGTAGAGCGCCTCGATCGCGACGCGCACCGCGGAGTCGGCGTCGACGACCTGTGAGTACAACTTCTTCATCGACGACTTGGCGAAGATCGAGCCCGACCCCACCGACTGGTAGCCCTCCTCTTCCAGGTTCCAGCCGCCGGCGGCGTCGAACGACACGATGCGGCCGGCGCCTTCCGGGTCGGGCGCGTCGATGTCGTAGCCGGCCAGCAGCGGCAACGCCACCAGTCCCTGCATCGCGGCGGCGAGGTTTCCGCGCACCATGATGGCCAGCCGGTTGACCTTGCCGGCAAACGTGAGCGGCACGCCTTCGAGCTTCTCGTAGTGCTCGAGTTCCACGGCATACAGCCGGGCGAACTCCACGGCGATGGCGGCGGTGCCGGCGATGCCGGTGGCGGTGTAGTCATCGGTGATGTACACCTTCTTGACGTCGCGCCCGGCGATCATGTTTCCCTGCGTCGAACGCCGGTCGCCCGCGAGCACCACGCCGCCGGGGTATTTCAGCGCGACGATGGTGGTCCCGTGCGGCAGCTGACCCGTGCCGCCGCTCGACGAAGCCGGGCCGGACTGCGCCCCGCCGAGGGCCGCCGGCAGCAACTCCGGCGCCTGGCGGCGCAGGAAGTCGGCGAATGACGACAGATCTACGGCGGGTTGTCCGGAGAATGCGGGGCCCGGAAGTGCGGAATTGGTGGACAGGCGATCAGGGAACTGCCAGGTCACTGGCCGCCCTTTTGGACGTATGCCCGGACGAAGTCCTCGGCGTTCTCCTCGAGAACGTCGTCGATTTCGTCCAGCAGATCGTCGGTGTCCTCGGCCAGCTTCTCCCGGCGCTCTTGGCCCGCGGCCGTGCTGCTGGCGAAGTCGTCCTCGTCGTCGCCGCCACCGCCACGCTTGGTCTGCTCCTGAGCCATCGCCGCCTCCTGCTTCGTCTGGGCCTGTTGAGTGGCTTGTCCCAATTATCGAGTTCGATTGCCAAGCCACGCTGCCCGTTGGTCTTCTCTACCCTACCGGTCAACTCCGACGTTGCCCGCCTGAACCGGCGTCTAGCTGGTGAGTTGTTCGACCAGCTCGGCGGCGCTATCCACCGAGTCCAATAACGCTCCGACATACGCCTTGCTGCCGCGCAGCGGCTCCAGCGTCGGAATGCGGACCAGCGAATCGCCGCCCAGGTCGAAAATCACCGAATCCCAGCTGGCCGCGGCGATGTCGGCGCCGAACCGGCGCAGGCATTCGCCCCGGAAGTAGGCGCGGGTGTCGGTGGGCGGATTGTCCACCGCTTCGAGCACCTGGTGTTCGGACACCAGCCGCTTCATCGAGCCGCGCGCC encodes the following:
- the pafA gene encoding Pup--protein ligase → MQRRIMGIETEFGVTCTFHGHRRLSPDEVARYLFRRVVSWGRSSNVFLRNGARLYLDVGSHPEYATAECDNLVQLVTHDRAGEWVLEDLLVDAEQRLADEGIGGDIYLFKNNTDSAGNSYGCHENYLIVRAGEFSRISDVLLPFLVTRQLICGAGKVLQTPKAATFCLSQRAEHIWEGVSSATTRSRPIINTRDEPHADAEKYRRLHVIVGDSNMCETTTMLKVGTAALVLEMIEAGVPFRDFSLDNPIRAIREVSHDITGRRPVRLAGGRQASALDIQREYYSRAVEHLQTREPNAQIEQIVDLWGRQLDAVESQDFAKVDTEIDWVIKRKLFQRYQDRYNMELSDPKIAQLDLAYHDIKRGRGVFDLLQRKGLAARVTTDEDIAEAVDTPPQTTRARLRGEFISAAQAAGRDFTVDWVHLKLNDQAQRTVLCKDPFRAVDERVKRLIASM
- the prcA gene encoding proteasome subunit alpha → MSFPYFISPEQAMRERSELARKGIARGKSVVALVYAGGVLFVAENPSRSLQKISELYDRVGFAAAGKFNEFDNLRRGGIQFADTRGYAYDRRDVTGRQLANVYAQTLGTIFTEQAKPYEVELCVAEVAHYGETKPPELYRITYDGSIADEPHFVVMGGTTEPITTALKDSYAENANLREATRIAVRALRAGSESSNGDQSALDVGSLEVAILDVNRPRRAFRRINRPTLENLLRELDSNGSDGNGDAPELNGGSSD
- a CDS encoding ubiquitin-like protein Pup, with protein sequence MAQEQTKRGGGGDDEDDFASSTAAGQERREKLAEDTDDLLDEIDDVLEENAEDFVRAYVQKGGQ
- the prcB gene encoding proteasome subunit beta, which gives rise to MTWQFPDRLSTNSALPGPAFSGQPAVDLSSFADFLRRQAPELLPAALGGAQSGPASSSGGTGQLPHGTTIVALKYPGGVVLAGDRRSTQGNMIAGRDVKKVYITDDYTATGIAGTAAIAVEFARLYAVELEHYEKLEGVPLTFAGKVNRLAIMVRGNLAAAMQGLVALPLLAGYDIDAPDPEGAGRIVSFDAAGGWNLEEEGYQSVGSGSIFAKSSMKKLYSQVVDADSAVRVAIEALYDAADDDSATGGPDLVRGIYPTAVTIGAEGALEVPESRIAELAREVIQSRSRADTFGPDAAGGDK